Proteins co-encoded in one Puntigrus tetrazona isolate hp1 chromosome 20, ASM1883169v1, whole genome shotgun sequence genomic window:
- the si:ch211-221n20.8 gene encoding fibrillin-3 isoform X1, translating to MMFLRRMFLRSFLSVFLVLFVSLGAQQEENEVLKYSDTEQIEVAFPAGNVSEKTHKPSAADVDECRQGDPGPCGYHANCTNTPGSYLCSCLRGYLMSGKGCQDVDECVLAAVTGLQACGSGAVCTNTPGSFTCSCPAGFVLALDGHNCVDVDECNFEESCRRELGNVCVNTDGSYVCVCQAGFREDRAACVGAQCPGFLICEDVDECVEERRVCVGRGECENTPGSYRCVCQRGYRGNGTHCTDINECLTGDHGCDVNARCGNVMGSYFCRCLQGYSGDGHSCYDVDECSQDDGLCEQDCVNRPGTYSCVCGAGYAVTADLHNCTDVDECVRSNDTCEQTCTNTAGSFLCSCQRGYQLHIDGRSCVDIDECKLQNGGCSHDCTNTAGGHQCHCPSPLLLDHRNTTCVNVTSCALRNGGCDHICSLGAEGHIQCSCRAGWELGADQRTCIDVDECVSFNGGCEQVCVNHAGGYNCSCRSGFDLRKDDPTRCQPLCEPACLNSGVCVAPNACDCPPGYPGPGCSAMCSPPCAHGGSCMRWNVCLCRPGWTADGCHTAVCELPCANGGRCVAPNTCQCPSDYIGPQCLTPLCSPPCVNGGRCVDINTCSCADGWTGARCQIEPIRCVSPCRNGGVCVGLNRCQCVDGFTGSLCETAVTTPCVPPCQHGGVCGPLNTCVCATGTSGIRCEKLVCPVVTTVVSMARAVRKGFRESYVDRCGPLGVQLCTKYRINQARVYLQAYRVGYKIQCPEQTR from the exons ATGATGTTCCTCCGCAGGATGTTCCTCAGGAGCTTTCTGTCAGTGTTCCTCGTGCTGTTTGTGAGTCTCGGCGCTCAACAAGAAGAGAACGAGGTTCTGAAATACAGCGACACGGAGCAG ATTGAAGTTGCGTTCCCCGCTGGCAACGTGAGCGAAAAGACACACAAACCTTCAGCAGCAG atgttgACGAGTGTCGCCAGGGCGACCCGGGGCCTTGCGGTTACCATGCCAACTGCACAAACACACCTGGGTCCTACCTGTGCAGCTGTCTCCGTGGTTACCTGATGAGTGGGAAGGGATGTCAAG acGTGGACGAGTGTGTGTTAGCCGCAGTAACGGGTCTGCAGGCGTGTGGAAGTGGAGCTGTGTGTACAAACACACCGGGATCTTTCACCTGCTCGTGTCCGGCGGGATTCGTGCTGGCGCTCGACGGACACAACTGCGTCG ACGTGGACGAGTGTAACTTCGAGGAGAGCTGCCGGAGGGAGCTGGGTAACGTGTGTGTGAACACAGACGGCagttacgtgtgtgtgtgtcaggcggGGTTCAGAGAGGACCGAGCCGCGTGTGTCG GTGCTCAGTGTCCAGGTTTTCTTATATGTGAAG ATGTGGACGAGTGTGTGGAGGAGCGGCGTGTGTGTGTCGGTCGAGGCGAGTGTGAAAACACTCCGGGCAgctacaggtgtgtgtgtcagcgCGGTTACCGTGGCAACGGCACACACTGCACAG ATATAAACGAGTGTTTGACGGGGGATCACGGCTGCGACGTGAACGCTCGCTGTGGGAACGTCATGGGCTCGTACTTCTGCCGGTGTCTGCAGGGATACAGCGGAGACGGACACTCCTGCTACG ACGTGGACGAATGCTCTCAGGACGACGGACTCTGTGAACAGGACTGCGTGAATCGGCCGGGGACGTACAGCTGTGTCTGCGGCGCTGGGTACGCCGTCACTGCAGACCTGCACAACTGCACAG atgtggaCGAGTGTGTGAGGAGTAATGACACGTGTGAACAGACCTGCACAAACACAGCGGGTTCGTTTCTGTGTTCGTGTCAGCGCGGGTATCAGCTGCACATCGACGGACGCAGCTGTGTGG acaTAGATGAATGTAAGCTACAGAACGGAGGCTGTTCTCACGACTGCACCAACACAGCAGGCGGTCACCAGTGTCATTGTCCCTCTCCTCTGCTGCTAGACCACCGCAACACCACCTGCGTCA ATGTGACCTCGTGTGCCTTGAGGAATGGTGGATGTGATCACATCTGTTCGTTGGGTGCTGAGGGTCACATCCAGTGCAGCTGCAGAGCAGGATGGGAGCTCGGCGCAGACCAAAGAACCTGCATTg ATGTGGACGAGTGTGTGAGTTTTAACGGTGGCTgtgagcaggtgtgtgtgaatCATGCCGGCGGTTATAATTGCAGCTGTCGTTCGGGCTTCGACTTGCGTAAAGACGACCCGACGAGATGCCAGc CGCTGTGTGAACCTGCCTGTCTGAACTCCGGAGTGTGTGTCGCTCCGAACGCCTGCGACTGTCCGCCGGGGTATCCAGGACCGGGATGCTCAG CCATGTGTTCTCCACCCTGCGCTCACGGAGGATCCTGTATGAGGTGGAACGTCTGTCTGTGTCGTCCGGGCTGGACGGCCGACGGCTGCCACACGG ccgTGTGCGAGCTGCCCTGCGCGAACGGCGGACGGTGTGTCGCTCCAAACACCTGCCAGTGTCCCTCCGACTACATCGGCCCGCAGTGTCTCAccc cgctGTGTTCTCCTCCGTGTGTGAACGGAGGGAGGTGTGTGGACATCAACACCTGCAGCTGCGCAGACGGATGGACGGGGGCTCGCTGTCAGATCG AACCCATCAGGTGTGTGTCGCCGTGTAGAAACGGCGGGGTGTGTGTGGGACTCAACAGATGCCAGTGTGTGGACGGATTTACCGGAAGCCTCTGTGAGACAG ccgTCACTACACCGTGTGTTCCTCCCTGTCAGCACGGCGGCGTCTGCGGGCCCCTgaacacctgtgtgtgtgcgaCGGGGACGAGCGGCATCCGCTGTGAGAAACT CGTGTGTCCGGTCGTGACGACGGTGGTCAGTATGGCCCGCGCCGTGAGGAAAGGCTTTCGGGAGAGTTACGTGGACCGCTGCGGACCGCTGGGAGTCCAGCTCTGCACTAAATAcag GATAAACCAGGCCCGCGTCTATCTACAGGCGTACAGAGTGGGCTACAAAATCCAGTGTCCCGAACAAACACGATGA
- the si:ch211-221n20.8 gene encoding fibropellin-1 isoform X2, producing the protein MMFLRRMFLRSFLSVFLVLFVSLGAQQEENEVLKYSDTEQIEVAFPAGNVSEKTHKPSAADVDECRQGDPGPCGYHANCTNTPGSYLCSCLRGYLMSGKGCQDVDECVLAAVTGLQACGSGAVCTNTPGSFTCSCPAGFVLALDGHNCVDVDECNFEESCRRELGNVCVNTDGSYVCVCQAGFREDRAACVDVDECVEERRVCVGRGECENTPGSYRCVCQRGYRGNGTHCTDINECLTGDHGCDVNARCGNVMGSYFCRCLQGYSGDGHSCYDVDECSQDDGLCEQDCVNRPGTYSCVCGAGYAVTADLHNCTDVDECVRSNDTCEQTCTNTAGSFLCSCQRGYQLHIDGRSCVDIDECKLQNGGCSHDCTNTAGGHQCHCPSPLLLDHRNTTCVNVTSCALRNGGCDHICSLGAEGHIQCSCRAGWELGADQRTCIDVDECVSFNGGCEQVCVNHAGGYNCSCRSGFDLRKDDPTRCQPLCEPACLNSGVCVAPNACDCPPGYPGPGCSAMCSPPCAHGGSCMRWNVCLCRPGWTADGCHTAVCELPCANGGRCVAPNTCQCPSDYIGPQCLTPLCSPPCVNGGRCVDINTCSCADGWTGARCQIEPIRCVSPCRNGGVCVGLNRCQCVDGFTGSLCETAVTTPCVPPCQHGGVCGPLNTCVCATGTSGIRCEKLVCPVVTTVVSMARAVRKGFRESYVDRCGPLGVQLCTKYRINQARVYLQAYRVGYKIQCPEQTR; encoded by the exons ATGATGTTCCTCCGCAGGATGTTCCTCAGGAGCTTTCTGTCAGTGTTCCTCGTGCTGTTTGTGAGTCTCGGCGCTCAACAAGAAGAGAACGAGGTTCTGAAATACAGCGACACGGAGCAG ATTGAAGTTGCGTTCCCCGCTGGCAACGTGAGCGAAAAGACACACAAACCTTCAGCAGCAG atgttgACGAGTGTCGCCAGGGCGACCCGGGGCCTTGCGGTTACCATGCCAACTGCACAAACACACCTGGGTCCTACCTGTGCAGCTGTCTCCGTGGTTACCTGATGAGTGGGAAGGGATGTCAAG acGTGGACGAGTGTGTGTTAGCCGCAGTAACGGGTCTGCAGGCGTGTGGAAGTGGAGCTGTGTGTACAAACACACCGGGATCTTTCACCTGCTCGTGTCCGGCGGGATTCGTGCTGGCGCTCGACGGACACAACTGCGTCG ACGTGGACGAGTGTAACTTCGAGGAGAGCTGCCGGAGGGAGCTGGGTAACGTGTGTGTGAACACAGACGGCagttacgtgtgtgtgtgtcaggcggGGTTCAGAGAGGACCGAGCCGCGTGTGTCG ATGTGGACGAGTGTGTGGAGGAGCGGCGTGTGTGTGTCGGTCGAGGCGAGTGTGAAAACACTCCGGGCAgctacaggtgtgtgtgtcagcgCGGTTACCGTGGCAACGGCACACACTGCACAG ATATAAACGAGTGTTTGACGGGGGATCACGGCTGCGACGTGAACGCTCGCTGTGGGAACGTCATGGGCTCGTACTTCTGCCGGTGTCTGCAGGGATACAGCGGAGACGGACACTCCTGCTACG ACGTGGACGAATGCTCTCAGGACGACGGACTCTGTGAACAGGACTGCGTGAATCGGCCGGGGACGTACAGCTGTGTCTGCGGCGCTGGGTACGCCGTCACTGCAGACCTGCACAACTGCACAG atgtggaCGAGTGTGTGAGGAGTAATGACACGTGTGAACAGACCTGCACAAACACAGCGGGTTCGTTTCTGTGTTCGTGTCAGCGCGGGTATCAGCTGCACATCGACGGACGCAGCTGTGTGG acaTAGATGAATGTAAGCTACAGAACGGAGGCTGTTCTCACGACTGCACCAACACAGCAGGCGGTCACCAGTGTCATTGTCCCTCTCCTCTGCTGCTAGACCACCGCAACACCACCTGCGTCA ATGTGACCTCGTGTGCCTTGAGGAATGGTGGATGTGATCACATCTGTTCGTTGGGTGCTGAGGGTCACATCCAGTGCAGCTGCAGAGCAGGATGGGAGCTCGGCGCAGACCAAAGAACCTGCATTg ATGTGGACGAGTGTGTGAGTTTTAACGGTGGCTgtgagcaggtgtgtgtgaatCATGCCGGCGGTTATAATTGCAGCTGTCGTTCGGGCTTCGACTTGCGTAAAGACGACCCGACGAGATGCCAGc CGCTGTGTGAACCTGCCTGTCTGAACTCCGGAGTGTGTGTCGCTCCGAACGCCTGCGACTGTCCGCCGGGGTATCCAGGACCGGGATGCTCAG CCATGTGTTCTCCACCCTGCGCTCACGGAGGATCCTGTATGAGGTGGAACGTCTGTCTGTGTCGTCCGGGCTGGACGGCCGACGGCTGCCACACGG ccgTGTGCGAGCTGCCCTGCGCGAACGGCGGACGGTGTGTCGCTCCAAACACCTGCCAGTGTCCCTCCGACTACATCGGCCCGCAGTGTCTCAccc cgctGTGTTCTCCTCCGTGTGTGAACGGAGGGAGGTGTGTGGACATCAACACCTGCAGCTGCGCAGACGGATGGACGGGGGCTCGCTGTCAGATCG AACCCATCAGGTGTGTGTCGCCGTGTAGAAACGGCGGGGTGTGTGTGGGACTCAACAGATGCCAGTGTGTGGACGGATTTACCGGAAGCCTCTGTGAGACAG ccgTCACTACACCGTGTGTTCCTCCCTGTCAGCACGGCGGCGTCTGCGGGCCCCTgaacacctgtgtgtgtgcgaCGGGGACGAGCGGCATCCGCTGTGAGAAACT CGTGTGTCCGGTCGTGACGACGGTGGTCAGTATGGCCCGCGCCGTGAGGAAAGGCTTTCGGGAGAGTTACGTGGACCGCTGCGGACCGCTGGGAGTCCAGCTCTGCACTAAATAcag GATAAACCAGGCCCGCGTCTATCTACAGGCGTACAGAGTGGGCTACAAAATCCAGTGTCCCGAACAAACACGATGA
- the LOC122324830 gene encoding alanine aminotransferase 2 isoform X1, producing MSLETETRPSSAGEEQVTSCTPYKRIVEKDCTEVKLLDLSSGDPHGAGIKPITFVRQVAAGCMYPRILRGDALPPDARLRAQKLLSHFDGGSVGSYTESCGSMQVRNTIAKYISLRDGGVPSSPKHVFITVDAQRALMVMLRLLSQTEGVSAVMIPDPAPHTLTPLLDRMGVVPVTYQLQEQSGWSFERAELNRAIRESRGRCFTRAIYISNPGNPTGHVQSRESIREVIRFAADERLFLLVDEVYQDTVADGSEFVSYKRVLAEMGEPYSDGVQLASLHSLSNGIMGECAFRTGFMELVNVDEAVMFYVEVLLTGDLCPPVIGQIALDAMADPPRPGEPSYALYTQEVTSRLMTLKSNMSRSVEFINDLPGFSCQSVQSGIFIYPHLTLPHSVQTQSVGLLYSRRLLEDQGVCVGFSEDHTHSQNCCHLRLCVLMPSEELEGALHRLRCFHFQFLKEYCGTEETEPLNEFN from the exons ATGTCTCTAGAGACGGAAACCAGACCGTCATCGGCCGGGGAAGAGCAGGTGACATCGTGCACGCCGTATAAACGGATCGTCGAGAAAGATTGCACGGAG GTTAAGCTTCTGGATTTGAGTTCTGGAGACCCTCACGGCGCTGGAATCAAGCCGATAACCTTTGTGAGACAG GTGGCGGCTGGATGTATGTATCCCAGAATCCTGCGGGGCGACGCTCTTCCTCCCGACGCTCGACTCCGAGCCCAAAAACTCCTCAGTCACTTTGATGGAGGCAGTGtcg GTTCATACACTGAGTCCTGTGGATCAATGCAAGTGAGGAACACTATAGCAAAGTATATTTCTCTGCGGGACGGCGGCGTCCCGTCCAGTCCAAAGCACGTCTTCATCACTGTTGACGCCCAGAGAGCTTTGATG GTGATGCTGCGGCTGCTCTCTCAAACAGAGGGCGTGTCTGCGGTTATGATCCCAGACCCCGCCCCTCACACGCTGACACCCCTCCTGGATAGGATGGGTGTGGTCCCGGTGACCTATCAGCTGCAAGAGCAGAGTGGGTGGAGCTTCGAGAGGGCGGAGTTAAATAGAGCCATTCGGGAGTCAAGAGGGCGTTGCTTTACACGGGCTATTTACATCAGTAACCCCGGTAACCCCACAG GTCACGTTCAGAGCAGAGAGAGCATTCGGGAAGTGATTCGCTTCGCTGCAGACGAACGTCTTTTCCTGTTGGTCGATGAG gtttATCAGGACACCGTTGCGGACGGCTCAGAGTTCGTGTCCTATAAGCGTGTTCTGGCTGAGATGGGCGAACCTTATTCTGATGGAGTTCAGCTGGCCTCGCTGCATTCGCTCTCCAACGGCATCATGGGAGA GTGTGCTTTCAGGACGGGGTTTATGGAGCTGGTGAACGTTGATGAAGCCGTGATGTTTTACGTCGAGGTTCTTCTGACCGGAGATCTGTGCCCTCctgtgattggtcagatcgcTCTGGATGCCATGGCTGATCCGCCCCGTCCTGGAGAACCTTCCTACGCTCTATACACACAG gaggTGACATCTCGACTAATGACTCTGAAGTCTAATATGTCCAGATCTGTTGAGTTCATTAATGATCTTCCAGGATTCAGCTGTCAGTCAGTTCAGAGTGGAATCTTCATCTATCCACACCTGACTCTTCCTCACTCAGTGCAGACACag tcagTGGGGTTGTTGTACAGCAGGAGGTTGTTGGAGGATcagggtgtgtgtgttgggTTTAGTGAAgatcacacacattcacagaacTGCTGCCACTTGAG actGTGTGTGCTGATGCCATCAGAAGAACTGGAAGGAGCTCTCCATCGCCTTCGATGTTTTCACTTTCAGTTCCTTAAAGAATACTGCGGCACCGAAGAAACAGAGCCTTTAAATGAGTTTAATTAA
- the LOC122324830 gene encoding alanine aminotransferase 2 isoform X2 produces the protein MSLETETRPSSAGEEQVKLLDLSSGDPHGAGIKPITFVRQVAAGCMYPRILRGDALPPDARLRAQKLLSHFDGGSVGSYTESCGSMQVRNTIAKYISLRDGGVPSSPKHVFITVDAQRALMVMLRLLSQTEGVSAVMIPDPAPHTLTPLLDRMGVVPVTYQLQEQSGWSFERAELNRAIRESRGRCFTRAIYISNPGNPTGHVQSRESIREVIRFAADERLFLLVDEVYQDTVADGSEFVSYKRVLAEMGEPYSDGVQLASLHSLSNGIMGECAFRTGFMELVNVDEAVMFYVEVLLTGDLCPPVIGQIALDAMADPPRPGEPSYALYTQEVTSRLMTLKSNMSRSVEFINDLPGFSCQSVQSGIFIYPHLTLPHSVQTQSVGLLYSRRLLEDQGVCVGFSEDHTHSQNCCHLRLCVLMPSEELEGALHRLRCFHFQFLKEYCGTEETEPLNEFN, from the exons ATGTCTCTAGAGACGGAAACCAGACCGTCATCGGCCGGGGAAGAGCAG GTTAAGCTTCTGGATTTGAGTTCTGGAGACCCTCACGGCGCTGGAATCAAGCCGATAACCTTTGTGAGACAG GTGGCGGCTGGATGTATGTATCCCAGAATCCTGCGGGGCGACGCTCTTCCTCCCGACGCTCGACTCCGAGCCCAAAAACTCCTCAGTCACTTTGATGGAGGCAGTGtcg GTTCATACACTGAGTCCTGTGGATCAATGCAAGTGAGGAACACTATAGCAAAGTATATTTCTCTGCGGGACGGCGGCGTCCCGTCCAGTCCAAAGCACGTCTTCATCACTGTTGACGCCCAGAGAGCTTTGATG GTGATGCTGCGGCTGCTCTCTCAAACAGAGGGCGTGTCTGCGGTTATGATCCCAGACCCCGCCCCTCACACGCTGACACCCCTCCTGGATAGGATGGGTGTGGTCCCGGTGACCTATCAGCTGCAAGAGCAGAGTGGGTGGAGCTTCGAGAGGGCGGAGTTAAATAGAGCCATTCGGGAGTCAAGAGGGCGTTGCTTTACACGGGCTATTTACATCAGTAACCCCGGTAACCCCACAG GTCACGTTCAGAGCAGAGAGAGCATTCGGGAAGTGATTCGCTTCGCTGCAGACGAACGTCTTTTCCTGTTGGTCGATGAG gtttATCAGGACACCGTTGCGGACGGCTCAGAGTTCGTGTCCTATAAGCGTGTTCTGGCTGAGATGGGCGAACCTTATTCTGATGGAGTTCAGCTGGCCTCGCTGCATTCGCTCTCCAACGGCATCATGGGAGA GTGTGCTTTCAGGACGGGGTTTATGGAGCTGGTGAACGTTGATGAAGCCGTGATGTTTTACGTCGAGGTTCTTCTGACCGGAGATCTGTGCCCTCctgtgattggtcagatcgcTCTGGATGCCATGGCTGATCCGCCCCGTCCTGGAGAACCTTCCTACGCTCTATACACACAG gaggTGACATCTCGACTAATGACTCTGAAGTCTAATATGTCCAGATCTGTTGAGTTCATTAATGATCTTCCAGGATTCAGCTGTCAGTCAGTTCAGAGTGGAATCTTCATCTATCCACACCTGACTCTTCCTCACTCAGTGCAGACACag tcagTGGGGTTGTTGTACAGCAGGAGGTTGTTGGAGGATcagggtgtgtgtgttgggTTTAGTGAAgatcacacacattcacagaacTGCTGCCACTTGAG actGTGTGTGCTGATGCCATCAGAAGAACTGGAAGGAGCTCTCCATCGCCTTCGATGTTTTCACTTTCAGTTCCTTAAAGAATACTGCGGCACCGAAGAAACAGAGCCTTTAAATGAGTTTAATTAA